In Betaproteobacteria bacterium, a single window of DNA contains:
- a CDS encoding polysaccharide pyruvyl transferase family protein — protein MAILRREFGANVSAVAGVFGDPETVGLQDVGETDSAVTSLSLQQRAPRWSWNWWKQQLSKRLGAPFAAQYSALLPHLKTAPAALEVGGDNYSLDYGVPTKFLQLDQFLVSRRLPLILWGASVGPFEGESGFAEEMFAHLRSLDGVLVRETESRDYLKRNGVDQNVHLVADPAFVMRPEQPSRAKLPFDIPSGAVGLNLSPLVAKAFLRQSWAEWWETGLDFSAWQTICVDIIKTVAEATRSAVLLVPHVVWRLPYNDDYSFLTELQRRAAPSVRQPVLCLPDNLSAAETKWAIGQCSLFVGARTHATIAALSSTVPTLSLGYSLKAQGINRDIYGNLDFCMAVDGFEVGAFRDRLWNLVNEESRIRSRLSQRVPEIAQAAYSAGPLLRRILQGRGIHLGAAG, from the coding sequence ATGGCGATCCTGCGCCGAGAATTCGGGGCGAACGTCAGTGCAGTTGCCGGTGTCTTTGGAGATCCCGAGACAGTGGGTCTTCAGGATGTCGGTGAAACCGATTCGGCGGTCACCTCTTTGTCATTGCAGCAAAGGGCACCGAGGTGGTCCTGGAATTGGTGGAAGCAACAATTGAGTAAGCGACTCGGTGCTCCGTTTGCTGCGCAGTATTCCGCGTTACTGCCGCATTTGAAGACGGCACCCGCCGCGCTCGAGGTCGGCGGTGACAACTACTCACTCGATTATGGTGTGCCGACCAAGTTCTTGCAGCTGGATCAGTTTCTCGTGAGCCGTCGCCTACCCCTGATTCTTTGGGGAGCTTCGGTGGGGCCGTTCGAAGGCGAGTCAGGGTTTGCGGAAGAGATGTTTGCGCACCTCCGAAGTCTCGACGGAGTCCTGGTGCGCGAGACAGAAAGCCGCGACTATCTGAAACGGAACGGGGTCGACCAGAATGTGCATCTGGTTGCGGACCCCGCATTTGTCATGCGCCCCGAACAACCCTCCAGGGCGAAACTGCCTTTTGATATCCCCAGCGGCGCCGTCGGCCTGAACCTGAGCCCTCTGGTTGCGAAGGCGTTCTTGCGGCAGTCCTGGGCGGAATGGTGGGAAACCGGGCTGGATTTCAGCGCATGGCAGACGATCTGCGTCGACATCATCAAGACCGTCGCAGAAGCAACCCGATCTGCCGTCCTTCTGGTGCCGCACGTCGTGTGGCGTTTGCCTTACAACGATGACTATTCCTTCCTCACCGAACTGCAACGCCGCGCTGCACCGTCCGTGCGGCAACCTGTCTTGTGTCTTCCCGACAACCTGAGCGCGGCGGAAACGAAATGGGCAATTGGGCAGTGCAGTTTGTTTGTGGGCGCGCGCACGCACGCCACGATCGCTGCCCTGTCTTCCACAGTCCCGACATTGAGTCTCGGCTACAGCCTCAAGGCTCAGGGAATCAACAGGGACATTTACGGGAACCTGGATTTCTGCATGGCGGTCGACGGTTTCGAGGTGGGTGCCTTTCGCGATCGCTTGTGGAATCTCGTGAACGAAGAGAGTCGGATCAGGAGTCGCCTGAGCCAACGAGTTCCGGAGATCGCTCAGGCAGCTTACAGTGCCGGCCCCCTGCTACGTCGGATCCTGCAAGGTCGCGGGATTCACCTGGGTGCGGCAGGTTGA
- a CDS encoding glycosyltransferase family 4 protein: MAEQLRPIGAEMIELLIPPPPPSFAWRLARKLYRALGSYRGSTTWMLSRDYARAAARSLSPRLAASHLDLLFCALAGREMPAVRSAVPLVYCTDYTVPRVVELSAYPLFEGLPRQSVQVQMSLEADLVHRATLNLVPTEWIAQSLREHYDVPAERIRVVPWGANIDSGDVPRIEEVCRDSPGSVCSLLFLGVEWPRKGGDLAYETLQHLIRRGVPAELLVAGCQPPDGCAHEKMRVLGRLDKNDPAARRRISDLLRTSSFLLLPTRGDTFGHVFCEAGAYALPSITTRVGGVGEVVRDGENGMALPLTAGAEEYAETIAGLWFDHDTYRELSAGARRAFDERLNWDAWGREVRPMLSKILGRP, from the coding sequence ATGGCGGAGCAACTGCGGCCGATTGGCGCAGAGATGATCGAGCTGCTGATACCGCCACCGCCCCCATCGTTCGCGTGGAGGTTGGCGCGGAAGCTCTATCGCGCTTTGGGGTCGTACCGCGGCTCGACGACCTGGATGCTCTCACGCGATTACGCACGCGCGGCCGCAAGAAGCCTCTCGCCCCGCCTTGCGGCGAGTCACCTCGATCTGCTCTTCTGCGCGCTGGCAGGCCGGGAAATGCCGGCGGTTCGATCTGCGGTGCCGCTCGTTTATTGCACTGACTACACCGTCCCGCGTGTCGTCGAGCTCTCCGCGTATCCTCTCTTCGAAGGACTGCCGAGACAGTCGGTGCAGGTACAGATGTCTCTGGAAGCCGATCTCGTCCACCGCGCGACCCTCAACCTTGTTCCAACAGAGTGGATCGCCCAGTCTCTTAGGGAACATTACGACGTCCCGGCAGAGAGAATTCGCGTCGTCCCCTGGGGTGCAAACATCGATTCCGGGGATGTGCCGAGAATCGAAGAAGTGTGCAGGGACTCCCCCGGCAGCGTGTGCAGCCTGCTCTTCCTCGGAGTCGAGTGGCCGCGCAAGGGAGGGGACCTGGCCTACGAAACATTGCAGCATCTGATCAGGCGAGGCGTGCCGGCGGAGTTGCTCGTGGCAGGCTGCCAACCACCCGACGGTTGCGCCCACGAAAAGATGCGGGTGCTCGGGCGCCTGGACAAGAACGATCCGGCTGCCCGGCGTCGGATAAGCGATCTCCTGCGCACCAGTTCGTTCCTGTTGCTCCCAACCAGAGGCGACACGTTCGGGCACGTGTTCTGCGAAGCCGGGGCCTACGCCCTGCCATCGATCACGACGAGGGTAGGCGGAGTTGGAGAAGTTGTCCGCGATGGCGAGAACGGTATGGCCCTGCCGCTGACGGCAGGCGCAGAAGAGTATGCAGAGACGATCGCCGGGCTCTGGTTCGACCACGACACATATCGCGAACTGTCGGCGGGGGCGAGACGCGCGTTCGATGAGCGACTCAACTGGGATGCCTGGGGCAGAGAAGTGCGTCCCATGCTGAGCAAGATCTTGGGTCGGCCGTGA
- a CDS encoding VWA domain-containing protein has translation MLIDFFLHLKARQLPVSTKEYLTLLEALRMHVCDHSIDTFYYLARACLVKDESHFDRFDRAFGEYFRGVEQLPEIPAAWLALLAKRHLSAEDRARLEKLGWEKLMAEFEKRLREQTGAHFGGSKWIGTGGSSPFGAHGYNPEGIRLGAQSAGNRTAIRVWDEREYRNLDGNVALGTRNIKVALRRLRRFAREGSAEELDLDSTIQRTARNAGWLDLQMRPERHNAVKVLLLLDVGGSMDWHVKQCEELFSAARAEFKHLEYFYFHNCPYDFVWRDSQRRSTERMPTLDLLHKYPQDYRLILVGDAAMSPHEILSPGGSVRHVNHETGEVWLRRMLAVYPKAVWLNPEPEDCWGDHVSIGIVRRLMGDRMYPLTLDGLERAMRHLSR, from the coding sequence GTGCTCATCGACTTCTTTCTGCATCTCAAGGCGCGCCAGTTGCCGGTGTCGACGAAGGAGTACCTCACGCTGCTCGAAGCGCTGCGAATGCATGTCTGTGATCATTCGATCGACACGTTCTACTACCTGGCGCGCGCCTGCCTGGTCAAGGACGAGTCGCACTTCGATCGCTTCGACCGCGCGTTCGGCGAGTACTTCCGCGGTGTCGAGCAGCTCCCCGAAATTCCCGCCGCATGGCTCGCGCTGCTCGCGAAGCGACACCTCTCGGCCGAAGACCGTGCCCGACTCGAGAAGCTCGGCTGGGAGAAGCTGATGGCGGAGTTCGAGAAGCGTCTGCGCGAGCAGACGGGTGCGCACTTCGGCGGCAGCAAGTGGATCGGTACTGGCGGCTCCTCGCCCTTCGGCGCCCACGGCTACAATCCCGAAGGCATACGGCTCGGCGCGCAGAGCGCCGGCAACCGCACCGCAATACGCGTCTGGGACGAGCGCGAGTATCGCAATCTGGACGGCAACGTGGCGCTCGGCACGCGCAACATCAAGGTTGCGCTGCGGCGGCTGCGGCGCTTCGCCCGAGAGGGTTCCGCCGAGGAACTGGATCTCGACAGCACGATCCAGCGTACCGCGCGCAATGCCGGATGGCTCGACCTGCAGATGCGGCCGGAGCGCCACAACGCGGTGAAGGTGCTGCTGTTGCTGGACGTCGGCGGCTCGATGGATTGGCACGTCAAGCAGTGCGAGGAACTCTTCAGCGCCGCACGGGCGGAATTCAAGCACCTCGAGTACTTCTACTTCCACAACTGCCCGTACGACTTCGTGTGGCGAGACAGCCAGCGTCGCAGCACCGAGCGAATGCCCACGCTTGACCTGCTGCACAAGTACCCGCAGGATTACCGCCTGATCCTGGTCGGCGACGCAGCGATGAGTCCGCACGAGATCCTGAGTCCGGGAGGGTCGGTGCGTCACGTCAACCACGAAACCGGCGAGGTATGGCTGCGCCGGATGCTGGCGGTCTATCCGAAGGCGGTCTGGCTGAATCCGGAACCCGAGGACTGCTGGGGCGATCACGTCTCCATCGGCATCGTCCGTCGCTTGATGGGCGATCGCATGTATCCCCTCACACTCGACGGTCTCGAACGCGCGATGCGTCATCTGTCGCGATAG